TCCAGCGTGCCGCCGGTCAGCAGCTCCACCGCGTAGTAGCCGAGGTTCTTGTCGATCTGGCTGTCGTAGATCCGGGCGATGTTCGGGTGGTCGAGCTTCTCCATGAGCTCGATCTCCTGCGCGAAGCGGCCGAACACGTCGTCGGTGGCGAGGTCGACGCGGATGATCTTCAGCGCGATCGGCTCGCCGGTCGACTGCCGGATGGCCCTCCACACCGAAGCGAACACCCCTTTGCCGAGCAGCTTCTGAACCTCGTAGCCGTCGATGCGGGGCACGGCCCACTCCTTGGGCGGCACGAGCTTGACGATCCGCTCGGCGGCGGTCAGCTTGCTCCGCAGCACCTTGGGGTCGATCGGCTTGGTGAGGTAGTCGTCGGCGCCGGCGTTCAGGCCGGCCACCATGTCCTCCTGGGCGTCGCGGCTGGTGAGCATCACCACGTAGGTGAACGGGTGGTCGGGGTTGCGTTTGACGTGGCGGCAGACGTCGATGCCGTCCATGCCGGGCATCTGCCAGTCGAGGATCGCGAGCCGCGGGGCGCCTTCGCGCTGGAGCAGCTTGAGCGCCCGCTTCCCGTCCTCGACAGCGACCGGCTCGTAGCCCCAGTTCTCGACGTTGCGCGACAGGACGGCGCGGTACATCGCGTTGTCTTCGGCGATGAGGACTTTCATGTCGGCGTTCCTTCAGCGGCCGGCGGGCGGCCGGCGTGGTTCCCGGTCCTACGGCTTGGCGTCCTGCAGCGTGGTCAACAGCTGGTCGACGTGTCGCTTGAGCCCCGCCCACTCGTCCACGAACTCGTCGAGCTTCCCGTCCCGGCCGAGGAACTCGACCCGCTTGGCGGCCGCGGCGGCCTCGCCCGCGGCGAACAACGCCACCGAGCCCTTCAGCGTGTGGGCGGCGCGCATGAGCGCTTCGCTGTCGCTGGCGCGCCAGGCCTCCTCCACGTCGGCCATCTGCTTCGGGCACTCCTGGGCGAACAGGTCGATCATCTCGGCCAGCATCTCCTCGCAGCCGCCGACATTCTCCAGCGCGCGGTCGTAGTCGAAGGGGCGGGCGCCGTTGCTGACCGGCGCCGGGGCCGCGGGGGCGCCGCCCACCGCGGCGGTGGGCGCATCGCCGTCGGGCTGGTCCTGACTGGGCGGGACCTTCTCCACCGCAGCGAACAGCTCCGCCGGGCGGAACGGCTTCGAGACGTAGTCGTCCATGCCCGCGTCGAGGCACCGCTCGCGGTCGCCCTTCATAGCGTGGGCGGTCATGGCGATGATGGGCAGCCGCCGCCCCGTGTCCGCCTCCAGCCGGCGGATCTCGGCCGTGGCGGCGAAGCCGTCGAGCACCGGCATCTGGATGTCCATGAGCACCAGGTCGAACCGCTGGACGCGGACCGCGTCGACCGCCATCCGCCCGTCCTCCACGGCCGTGACGTCGTGGCCCCGTTTGCGGAGCAGGCTCACCGCGACCTTGCGGTTCACGACCCCGTCCTCCGCCAGCAGGATCTTCCGCGGCGCGAACTCCCCGTCGCGGTCGGCGGTGAGGCTGCTGGCCGGCGAGTCGTCGACCCGCGCCGTGCCGAGCACGCTGGTGATGCCGTTGAGCAGGTTCGACTGCGTCACCGGCTTGGTCATGCACCGCGCGACGCCCAGCTCGTCCGCCAGCGCCCGGTCCTCGGGCCGGTTGGCGGAAGAGAGCATGATCACGGCCATCGACTCGGCGCCCGGGCGCTCGCGCAGCCGCCGCACCATCTCGAAGCCGTCCATCTGGGGCATCATCACGTCGACCAGCGCGAGTCGGTATCCGGCGCCGCCGCCGGCGGCCCGGTCGAACTCGCGGATCCCGCTCTCGCCGCTCTCCACGGCGGTCGGCTTCATGCCCCAGTTGGAGAGCATCTCAGTGCAGATAAGCCGATTAGTGTGGTTGTCGTCGACCACCAGCACCGGCAGCTGGTGCAGGGTGGAGAGCGTCGCCGCGGCGGCTTCGGGCGTCTCTTCAGCGCGGTCGAAGGTCGCGGTGAACTCGAACGTGCTGCCGATGCCGGGCTCGCTGCGGACCGACAGGCTGCCGCCCATCAGCTGCACCAGCTGCCCAGAGATCGCCAGCCCCAGCCCGGTGCCGCCGTACTGCCTGGTGGTCGACGCGTCCGCCTGTGTGAAGGCCTCGAAGATGTGGGCCTGCTTCTCGGGCGAGATGCCGATGCCGGTGTCCGACACCGCGATGCGGAGGGTCGCCGAATCGTCGGTGACCTCGACCGGGGTCACCCGCACGACGATCTCGCCCTCGCTTGTGAACTTGATCGCGTTGCCCACCAGGTTCACCACCACCTGCCGCAGCCGGCAGGCGTCGCCAACGAGGTGGTCCGGCACGCTGGGGACGATGTGGACCGCCAGCTCGACCCCCTTCTGGGCGGCCCGCCCGGCGAGGGTGTGCAGCGTGCCGCCGAGCGTGTCCCGCAGCTCCAGCGGCAGGTGCTCGAGCTCCAGCTTGCCGGCCTCGATCTTGGAAAAGTCGAGGATGTCGTTCAACAGCGCCAGCAGCGAGTCCGCCGACCGCTGCACCAGCAATTGGTACTCGCGCTGCTCGTCGGTGAGCTCGGTGTTGAGGAGCAGCTCGGTCATGCCGATGATGCCGTTCATCGGCGTGCGGATCTCGTGGCTCATGTTCGCCAGGAAATCGCTTTTCGCACGGTTGGCGGCCTCGGCCATCTCCCGCGCGGCGACCAGCTCCAGCTGCATCCGCTTGAGCTCCGTGACGTCGCGCGAGATCCCGAATGTGCCCACCACCTCGCCCTGGTTGTTCCGGAGCGGCATCTTGGTTGTAGAGACCCACGTGTCGTCTCGGTCGGGCCAGGTTTCCTTCTCGACCTGGGCGACGATTGGCTCGCCGGTCTCCATGATGCGACGCTCGTCCTCCAGCGCCTGCCGGGCGTGCTCGACGGAGAAGATATCCGCATCGGTCTTGCCGATCGCGTCCTGGGGTTTGCTGAGCCCGAACAACTGCGACTGAGACTGGCTCACCCTCAGGAAGCGGCTCTCACGGTCCTTGAAGTAAACCGAGTCGGGGATGCTCTCCATCAGCGACCGCATCAGGTCCTGCTCCAGGTCGAGAGCTTCTTCAATCCTCGCCTGATCGGAGATGTCCCAGAACAGCACCGCCACGCCCACGACATCGCCGTTGGCGTCGCGCACCGGGCCCTTGATGCGCTCGATCTTGCTGACCGTCCCATCCGGCGCGCGTCGCTCTTCGACGCCGCGGAGCACCTCACCGGTTTGCTGAACGCGTTGGTCGTCGTCGTGGTACTTCTGCGCGGCGGATTGTGGGAACAGGTCGCTGTCGGTTTTGCCCAGCAGCTCTCCCGCGCTGGACTTGTGTAGATCGGCGTAGTGCTGGTTGAAGAAAACCCGCCGACCTGCCGCGTCTTTCACCACCAGGCTTACCGGCAGCAGGTCCAGAATCGACCTGGTGACGCTCGCCGGAGTCGGGTCACGCCCGGATGGGGGGGAAGCATCGCCTGACTGCGACGGGCCAAGCAGCATGGCCATCCAGTCGGCCGAGAAGCTATCGCCGGAAGGCATTCGTTCCGCCTCCAACTAGACGCGTCACAGAAGAGAGCACGTCGTCCGTGCGGCCGCCACCCGCAGGACGCACCTGCATTCTATCCACCCGACCGGCAGAATCCACAGGTTTCGGGTGGGTTTGGCGATCTGCCCAACCCGGATGGGCAGCTTGGCTCGTCGGATGGCAAGAAGGCCGAGACAGATTTCGGTCACGAGGGCCACGGCCGTCAGGCAACCACACTGCTTCCATTGGCGTCACGGAGTGATCGGAAGCGGCCCTTTCACGGGCGAAGTTGAACGTTGCCTTGCCGAGAATCGGCCGAAAACAACATGGCACTAGCTGCAGATCCTCAATGGCACGCCATATGCATTTCGCTCCTCCAGCTTCGTTGAAGCGCCTATTTCAAACGGTCGTTGGTCCCTGTGACACGGCCTGACAACTACTCGATCTACAGGAGCTTAGTCATGTTGAGTTGGGCCATTACGTTTCTGGTGCTCGCGCTTATCGCTGGTGTCCTGGGCTTTGGCGGGATCGCCGGCGCGTCCGTAGGGATCGCGAAGATCTTGTTCTTTGTATTCCTGGTGCTGTTCCTGATTGGCTTGGTCGTGCCTCGACTGCGTGGCTCCGTCTAGCCAACCTCAAATGCTCCCGTGAAATAAGAGCCTTGATGTTCTGGCCTTGGAATGGGTTGCTCCCGGGCTTTACGGGATGACCATCTATACGGTCGGCACGTTGAAAATAAAGAGGCAGCTTGGCTTGAGTGCGGGCTGAGAAGATGCGCCGCACTCGTCCGAGCGAAGCCTGCCGAGATTCTAAATGCCCCCCGCCCAACGGCGGGGGGTTTTTTGTTGCGCGATGGTCGCGAGTGGCGAGTGCCCCGGGCTGCTGTGATCGCCGTAGGCTGCTCGCACTTTTCTCCGTGCGGGCAGCCGCGTTGTCGATCGCTACGCACGCACTAACATAAAGCCGGGCGGCTTGTGACCGACCGAGGTGGTCGCTGTGCGACCATTGGTGCGTGGCGGTCAGCTGTGATAGTGCCTTTTCGGCGTTCGAACTGGTAAGCGGCACGCCATATGCGTCATGGGTTCATCGCAAGGCGTGCCCACCCAACGGGACGCTGCTAGCTTTAACAAACCTCGGCAAACAGCCGTTTTGAACAGGAACGCCTGACAGACCAATGCCCCGCCTGCTATCCATTGACGATGACCGTTCGGTCCACCACCTGGTAACGAAGGCCCTCGAGGACACTGGCGTCGAGGTCGTGCCCGCGTTGACCGCTCGCGGCGGCGTGGACGCAATCGAGGCGGAACGACCTGACGCGGTGCTGCTCGACGTGATGCTGCCCGATATGTCGGGGCTGGATGCGTTCCGCCTGATCCGGCAGATCGACTCGCGGCTGCCCGTCATCATCGTGACGGCGGCCGGCAGCAGCGAGACCGCTATCGAAGCGATGAAGCTCGGCGCCTTCGACTATCTCACCAAGCCGATCGACGTCGACAATCTCGAACGTCTGGTGGGCCACGCGATCGAGTCGCGGCGGCTCGCGAGCGTGCCCGTTGGTATGGCCGACCTTACCGAGCCGCAGGACCGAGGGGACGCGTTCGTGGGTCGCTGTGAGGCGATGCAGGAGGTGTTCAAGTCGGTCGGCCGCGTAGCGCCGCAGTCAGTTCCGGTGCTGATCCGTGGAGAAAGCGGCACCGGCAAAGAACTGGTCGCCCGAGCTATCTACCAGCACGGCGCCCGCAGCGAGGCGCCGTTCCTCGCGGTCAACTGTGCTGCGCTATCGGAGACGCTGCTCGAGAGCGAGCTGTTTGGTCACGAGAAAGGCGCGTTCACAGGCGCCGAAAGCCGCCGGATCGGCAAGTTCGAACAGTGCGACGGCGGCACCATCTTCCTCGACGAGGTGGGTGACATGTCGCCCGCCGTGCAGAGCAAGGTCCTGCGTTTATTGCAGCAGCAGACCTTCGAACGCGTGGGCGGCAACACCACGATAAAGTCCGATGTACGCATCGTCTCGGCGACCAACCGTGACCTGGAATCGATGTGCGAAGAGGGCGAGTTCCGAAACGACCTGTTCTACCGGCTCAACGGGTACACGATCACTCTACCGCCGCTCCGCGATCGTGGCGACGACCGGGTAATGCTGCTGCAGCACTTCCTCGCTCAGCTCAACAAGGAGCTGGGGCGGGAGGTGCAGGGCGTCGCGCCCGACGCGATGCGCCGCCTGCTCGACTACGACTGGCCTGGCAACGTGCGGGAGATGCAGAGCGTCGTTAAGCAGGCGATGCTGCACTGCAGCGGGCCGGTGCTGATGGCTTCGGCGTTGCCGCAAGAGGTGACCGCGGGCCCTATGCGGCCTAGGAAGTCCGCCCCGGCCGCGGAGCCTCATGGCGAGGGGGATCCCGGCAGTTCTAATGGGCACGTGGCCGAAGGAGAGCAGGCCCCAGCCAATGGTTCGCCCGCTGCAAACGGGCTTGGCGAGTTCATCAGCTCGCAGATCGCAGCCGGCTCTGGCGACCTCTACGCGGCCACGCTGGCGGCGATGGAGAAGCAACTGCTCTCGCGTGTGCTGAGCCACACCGGCGGGAATCAGTCGGAAGCCTCGCGGATTCTTGGAATCACCCGCGGCAGCTTGCGTAACAAGATCCGTTCCAACGGGATCGTGATTGGGCCGGACATCAAGATCAAGAGCTGAGCCTGGGAGCGGTTATTCGCCTCCCAAATAGTCCTCGAAGAAATCCATCAACTGGTTGGCCGCCTTGGTGAGGTCGGCGGCCAGTTTGGAGAGCTTACCTTCTTCACCGGTTCGCGCGGCAAGCTCCAGGTCGCGGGCAGCGTTTACCACGGCTTCTGCATCAAAGTTCGCCGACAGCCCCTTCAGACTGTGCGCAGCCCGCTCGAGCGTCGCAAGGTTGCCGGCCTCGAGGCTCTCTGCGATCGCGGTTAGTAGAGTCGGGGCGTCCTCGCGGTAGAAGCCAATCATGTCGCGGAGTAGGCTGCGGTCTCCGCGAAGGCGGCTGAGCGCGGCGTCCAAGTCGACCAGTCGCCGGCTCGGCGGCGCCTCGGCATCCGGCTCGCTCGGCGCTTTTTGCGGCGTTTCGTTCGACGGCCACGCGACGCTCCCGTCCTTCCGATCGGCGACGCTCTCAACCACCTTGAGCAACTTCGCAAGGTCGAGTGGCTTTGACAGGTAACTGCTCATGCCGGCGCGCAGGCACCGTTCGCGATCTCCCCGCATCGAGTGGGCAGTCATCGCAATGATCGGGGTGCTCGGCCGTGAATCGCCACGCTCAATTTCGCGGATCGCCTCGGTCGCCTGGAACCCGTCCATGATGGGCATCTGCACGTCCATGATGACAAGATCAAACGGCTTCTTGCGGAACTCATCGATGGCCTCGCGGCCGTTCACGGCGATGTCGATGTGGTGCCCCCGCCGGCTGAGCACCGTTTGCACCACCTTCCGGTTGGCGGGCGTGTCCTCGACGAGCAGGATGGTGAGCGGCTGAACGCTTGGCTTGTCGAACAGCCCCTGATTGCGCTGCCCTTCGAGAGTGGCCGCGCCAGTCGCCTGACCGATAGCGCTCAGCAGCTGGGATTGGCTGATTGGCTTTTGCACGAAGGCCGCCGCCCCGGCTTCCGCGCAGCGGCGGCTGAACTCGAGTCGGTCGGTGGCCGACGCCATAATGATCGGCTTGGTCGCGAGCGAGTCGTCGGATTCGATCTGCGACGCGACCGTGAAGCCGTCGATCCCTGGCATCAGCGCGTCGACGACAGCGATGTCAAACCCGCCTCCATCGGGGGCGCCGGCACGCAGTTGCGAGACGGCCTCGTCGCCGCTGTCGACGGCTAGGGCTTTCATGCCCCAGGCGTTGAATTGCTCGATTAGCGTCTGACGGCTGGCCTCGTTGTCGTCAACCACCAGCACCGACAGCCCCTTCATCTTGGCGGTCAATTCGGCGTCGGGATTCGCGGGTTGGTCGTCAATGGCGAGAGTCAACTCAAACGAGAACTCGCTCCCTGAGCCTGGCGCGCTCTCCACGTGCAGCTGGCTGTTGAAGCAATGGATCAGGTGCTGGGTGATGGTCAGCCCCAAACCGGTGCCGGTGTACCGCCGCGTGGTGGCGCCGTCTACCTGGGTGAATGGCGCGAAGATGCGGGTCTGGTCCTCTTCCGAGATGCCGATGCCGGTGTCCGCGATGCGGAACGCCAGCCGGCACCGACGGTGGTGCGACTCCACCTCTGTCAGCTCCACCACAACCTCGCCGGCGGCGGTGAACTTGACGGCGTTGCCCACCAGATTGGTGATGATCTGGCGGAGGCGGACCGGGTCGCCGATCAGTCGTGACGGCACGTCGGGGGCGACGTGGCACACCAGCTCGAGACCCTTCGCGTGTGCCGCCGGACCAAGCACTTTGGTGGCCCCTTCCAACAATTCGCGGGGGTTGAAGGGGGTCTCGTCTAGTTCGAACTCTTCCGCCTGAAACTTTGACAGGTCGAGCACGTCGTTGATGAGGTGCAGCATCGCGTCGGAAGAGTCGCGGATGGTCTCCAGGTAGTCGCGGAGCTCCAGCGAGATGTCTTCTTCGAGGGCGAGCGCGGTCATGCCAACGATCGCGTTCATCGGCGTGCGCAGCTCGTGACTGGCGTTGGCGAGGAATCGCGACTTTGCGGCGGTCGCATCCTGAGCCTCGGCCAGCGCCCGCCGCAACTCGTCCGCGGAACGCACCCGGTCGGAGATGTCGCGTTCGACCGTGGCGTACCCAACCGCGGTCCCTTGTTTGTCCTTGATGGGGAATCCGCAGATTGCCACCGGGAACGTTTCGCCGTTCTTGCGGGTTCGGACCGTGTCGAAGTTCTCGATAACCTGGCCGTCCCGTGCCGCGTCACGCAGGCGCTTTAGCTCACTCCTGCGGTCTGGCGGCGTGGTGAGCGAAACGTTCTCGCCGATCGCCTCGTCTTGGGAGTAACCGTAGATCTCCTCGGCGCCGCGGTTCCAGGCTTCAATGCGGCCGTCGAAAGAGCGGGCGATGATGGCGTCACGGCACGACGCCATCACTGCGGAGAGGAGCCCGGTGGATTGCCCGTACGGTTCGTGGCCGGGGGTCATGTGGTCGATCTCGCTGGGCGGGCGTCCGTGTCCAGAGCGGAGGATAGCGTGGAGAGTAGCTACTATAGGCCATGCGAAGCCACGCGGGGAGCCACGCACCGCCCTTTCTATCGGCGGTGGTTCTCGCGCGGCCGTGCTGGCTCGATCGAAACCAGTAGCGGCCCGAAGGGACTTGCCCCTTTGCTCAGTGCCATTGCTCCAGGGTCTCGCTCGGAACCGCAGAGTCCCGATTGAGTTCTTCCAGCACTTGCAGGAAACGCGTAGTGAGGTCCGGGTCGAGCAGGCTGCCGCGGTCGTCGGCGAGTTGCTTGTGCAGGGCATTAAGTCCAGGCCGTGACCCGGGGCCCGCCGCGTTGAGCAGTGATTCGTAGCGGTCGACAACGGCTACGATCCGGGCCGATAGCGGGATCTCATCACCGCGCAATCCCTCCGGGTAACCAGATCCATCAAACCGCTCGTGGTGCGACTGGGCGACCTCCGCCGCCATAGGGAAGAGCGTTGTGTCGGGGTGCTGCTTTGCCATCCGGGCGAGCAGACGCCCGCCAATTAGGGTGTGCTCCTTGAGGAGTTCGTAGTCGTTGCGGCTGAGAGTGATGGGGTCGGCCGCCTCGGCGATTCGCACCGGGATCGAGAGCATGCCAACGTCCTTCAGGACGCAGGCGTAGTGCAAATGGTCAAGGAATTCTTGGCGGCGTTCCAGCAGTTCCGGAGAAGCGTCGAGTGTTCTCTCGGCCAACAGGTGGTTAAACGCCCTGGTGCGGTCAAGGCTGCTCAGGCGCCCGGTGTCACGCAGGGTCGCTACGAACGCGAGCACGTCGCCGATTGCCCCGCATGATTGCTCGAGTCGCCGGGCGCGGATCGCGAAGTCGAGCTTGGCGAGAAGCTCTTCCTCATCGAATGGCTTGGCGATGTAGCCGTCTGCGCCTTCGTCGTAGCCGCGTAGCTTGTCGCTCAACGCGACGCGAGCGGACACCATGATGACGCGCACGCCCTCCAGTTCGTAGCTCTGTTTGATCTGTCGGCAAACCTGATAGCCGTCGAGCCCCGGCATCATCACGTCCAGCAGCACGACCGGGGGCCGGAGCTGTTTAGCGATGGCGATACCGTCAACGCCGTTGGTCGCAGTGGCGACGCGGTAAAACCCGTCTAAGGCTTCCTGGATGACCTCCAGGTTCACCTCATTGTCATCGACCGCAAGGATTGTTTCTGGCGTGCTCATTCGTTCTCCCTGAGGGCTAACTTGTACGTCTCGGGGCGCCGACGGCTAGGCCGGCGCCGGTTCGGAGTTTGCAGCGGCGCGGATCGGGAGCTCGACCGTGAACACCGCGCCCCCGGCCTCGTTGTTGTCGGCCCGAATGGCCCCCCCGTGCTGGTGGACAATCCGTTCGGCGATCGCTAAACCGAGGCCAGCGCCCACGCCTAGTCGCGCGCCCGCGTCCGACTGGAAGAATTTCTCAAAGACGGCCACGAGGTCCGCCTCCGGGATGCCGGGACCCTGGTCGCGGACACGCAACACGCACGCACCGGATTCATCGGATGTTTCCAGAGTAACGCTCACCACTCCGCTGTCGGGCGAGTGCTTGACCGCGTTGCCGACAAGATTGCGGACCACGCAGGCTAGCTTTTCCCGGTCGGCGTTGATCATTACTGGCACATCGGGTGCGGACCACGACAGCTCGAGGCCGCGCTCTTCGGCGAGGGAGCCGAACTCCTGCAGTACCTCGTCGATTAGCTCCGCCGCCGAGCAGGGGGTGAACGAGAACGTCTCGGACCCCGCGTCGAGCCGGGCCATGTCGAGGAGTTGCTCGACCAGACCCAGCAGCACCTTGCCGTTGGCGTTGATGCGGGTGAAGTAGCCCCTGATTTTCTCCACGGGCGCCGTGCCGGTCCGCTGCTGCCCGAACCGCGAGAAGCTGAGGATGCCGTGGAGCGGCGTGCGCAGCTCGTGGGACATGTTGGCCAGGAACTCGGTCTTCACCTGGTTGGCGGACTCGGCCTCGTCTTTGGCCCGGCTCAATTCCTCGGTGCGCAGCCGCACCGTCTCCTCAAGCTGTGTGTTCTGCGCG
This portion of the Posidoniimonas corsicana genome encodes:
- a CDS encoding hybrid sensor histidine kinase/response regulator, whose translation is MPSGDSFSADWMAMLLGPSQSGDASPPSGRDPTPASVTRSILDLLPVSLVVKDAAGRRVFFNQHYADLHKSSAGELLGKTDSDLFPQSAAQKYHDDDQRVQQTGEVLRGVEERRAPDGTVSKIERIKGPVRDANGDVVGVAVLFWDISDQARIEEALDLEQDLMRSLMESIPDSVYFKDRESRFLRVSQSQSQLFGLSKPQDAIGKTDADIFSVEHARQALEDERRIMETGEPIVAQVEKETWPDRDDTWVSTTKMPLRNNQGEVVGTFGISRDVTELKRMQLELVAAREMAEAANRAKSDFLANMSHEIRTPMNGIIGMTELLLNTELTDEQREYQLLVQRSADSLLALLNDILDFSKIEAGKLELEHLPLELRDTLGGTLHTLAGRAAQKGVELAVHIVPSVPDHLVGDACRLRQVVVNLVGNAIKFTSEGEIVVRVTPVEVTDDSATLRIAVSDTGIGISPEKQAHIFEAFTQADASTTRQYGGTGLGLAISGQLVQLMGGSLSVRSEPGIGSTFEFTATFDRAEETPEAAAATLSTLHQLPVLVVDDNHTNRLICTEMLSNWGMKPTAVESGESGIREFDRAAGGGAGYRLALVDVMMPQMDGFEMVRRLRERPGAESMAVIMLSSANRPEDRALADELGVARCMTKPVTQSNLLNGITSVLGTARVDDSPASSLTADRDGEFAPRKILLAEDGVVNRKVAVSLLRKRGHDVTAVEDGRMAVDAVRVQRFDLVLMDIQMPVLDGFAATAEIRRLEADTGRRLPIIAMTAHAMKGDRERCLDAGMDDYVSKPFRPAELFAAVEKVPPSQDQPDGDAPTAAVGGAPAAPAPVSNGARPFDYDRALENVGGCEEMLAEMIDLFAQECPKQMADVEEAWRASDSEALMRAAHTLKGSVALFAAGEAAAAAKRVEFLGRDGKLDEFVDEWAGLKRHVDQLLTTLQDAKP
- a CDS encoding response regulator translates to MSTPETILAVDDNEVNLEVIQEALDGFYRVATATNGVDGIAIAKQLRPPVVLLDVMMPGLDGYQVCRQIKQSYELEGVRVIMVSARVALSDKLRGYDEGADGYIAKPFDEEELLAKLDFAIRARRLEQSCGAIGDVLAFVATLRDTGRLSSLDRTRAFNHLLAERTLDASPELLERRQEFLDHLHYACVLKDVGMLSIPVRIAEAADPITLSRNDYELLKEHTLIGGRLLARMAKQHPDTTLFPMAAEVAQSHHERFDGSGYPEGLRGDEIPLSARIVAVVDRYESLLNAAGPGSRPGLNALHKQLADDRGSLLDPDLTTRFLQVLEELNRDSAVPSETLEQWH
- a CDS encoding DUF1328 domain-containing protein, which encodes MLSWAITFLVLALIAGVLGFGGIAGASVGIAKILFFVFLVLFLIGLVVPRLRGSV
- a CDS encoding protein kinase domain-containing protein — its product is MKVLIAEDNAMYRAVLSRNVENWGYEPVAVEDGKRALKLLQREGAPRLAILDWQMPGMDGIDVCRHVKRNPDHPFTYVVMLTSRDAQEDMVAGLNAGADDYLTKPIDPKVLRSKLTAAERIVKLVPPKEWAVPRIDGYEVQKLLGKGVFASVWRAIRQSTGEPIALKIIRVDLATDDVFGRFAQEIELMEKLDHPNIARIYDSQIDKNLGYYAVELLTGGTLEQHVQDKSPKPAVLLHLISKVCDGLDHAHSKGVVHRDLKPSNIMMTGTGEPKIVDFGLARFMFEAAEHNSAVHSMEGSVIGTPLFMSPEQARGDTDHLDGRADIYALGIILYVMLVRKHPHKVNQHNRWETIREIAEGRARRPSEIRPNFNADIERILMRALAEKPEDRYETAGQFGDAIRGFLEELIRRKRQKSSS
- a CDS encoding sensor histidine kinase; translated protein: MDPNYLALIGGLAVVACFAFVLRRRGSAASRAAGRLAKLEAASSDALLWVSRSGAVLQWNHIAEKFFSSGLLRRRVSLDALATPDSGAGLSRRLAECLCLSSVENAARRVRCSANGSDGQSFPVSVDLYPLENEPCCLVVIEDQTRHEGSVKELRDYSHQLLATKQALLAQNTQLEETVRLRTEELSRAKDEAESANQVKTEFLANMSHELRTPLHGILSFSRFGQQRTGTAPVEKIRGYFTRINANGKVLLGLVEQLLDMARLDAGSETFSFTPCSAAELIDEVLQEFGSLAEERGLELSWSAPDVPVMINADREKLACVVRNLVGNAVKHSPDSGVVSVTLETSDESGACVLRVRDQGPGIPEADLVAVFEKFFQSDAGARLGVGAGLGLAIAERIVHQHGGAIRADNNEAGGAVFTVELPIRAAANSEPAPA
- a CDS encoding sigma-54-dependent transcriptional regulator, encoding MPRLLSIDDDRSVHHLVTKALEDTGVEVVPALTARGGVDAIEAERPDAVLLDVMLPDMSGLDAFRLIRQIDSRLPVIIVTAAGSSETAIEAMKLGAFDYLTKPIDVDNLERLVGHAIESRRLASVPVGMADLTEPQDRGDAFVGRCEAMQEVFKSVGRVAPQSVPVLIRGESGTGKELVARAIYQHGARSEAPFLAVNCAALSETLLESELFGHEKGAFTGAESRRIGKFEQCDGGTIFLDEVGDMSPAVQSKVLRLLQQQTFERVGGNTTIKSDVRIVSATNRDLESMCEEGEFRNDLFYRLNGYTITLPPLRDRGDDRVMLLQHFLAQLNKELGREVQGVAPDAMRRLLDYDWPGNVREMQSVVKQAMLHCSGPVLMASALPQEVTAGPMRPRKSAPAAEPHGEGDPGSSNGHVAEGEQAPANGSPAANGLGEFISSQIAAGSGDLYAATLAAMEKQLLSRVLSHTGGNQSEASRILGITRGSLRNKIRSNGIVIGPDIKIKS
- a CDS encoding PAS domain-containing hybrid sensor histidine kinase/response regulator: MTPGHEPYGQSTGLLSAVMASCRDAIIARSFDGRIEAWNRGAEEIYGYSQDEAIGENVSLTTPPDRRSELKRLRDAARDGQVIENFDTVRTRKNGETFPVAICGFPIKDKQGTAVGYATVERDISDRVRSADELRRALAEAQDATAAKSRFLANASHELRTPMNAIVGMTALALEEDISLELRDYLETIRDSSDAMLHLINDVLDLSKFQAEEFELDETPFNPRELLEGATKVLGPAAHAKGLELVCHVAPDVPSRLIGDPVRLRQIITNLVGNAVKFTAAGEVVVELTEVESHHRRCRLAFRIADTGIGISEEDQTRIFAPFTQVDGATTRRYTGTGLGLTITQHLIHCFNSQLHVESAPGSGSEFSFELTLAIDDQPANPDAELTAKMKGLSVLVVDDNEASRQTLIEQFNAWGMKALAVDSGDEAVSQLRAGAPDGGGFDIAVVDALMPGIDGFTVASQIESDDSLATKPIIMASATDRLEFSRRCAEAGAAAFVQKPISQSQLLSAIGQATGAATLEGQRNQGLFDKPSVQPLTILLVEDTPANRKVVQTVLSRRGHHIDIAVNGREAIDEFRKKPFDLVIMDVQMPIMDGFQATEAIREIERGDSRPSTPIIAMTAHSMRGDRERCLRAGMSSYLSKPLDLAKLLKVVESVADRKDGSVAWPSNETPQKAPSEPDAEAPPSRRLVDLDAALSRLRGDRSLLRDMIGFYREDAPTLLTAIAESLEAGNLATLERAAHSLKGLSANFDAEAVVNAARDLELAARTGEEGKLSKLAADLTKAANQLMDFFEDYLGGE